Sequence from the Bacillus sp. es.036 genome:
TACGTCTTTGGATACTTGTGTAATTAAGTCTGCTTTAAACCATGGGTTGTCCGTCTGTGCAACGAAAATACCGTCTTCTTTTAAAGCTTTTGAAATACCTTCATAAAAGCCACGCTCAAAAAGCTTTGCAGCTGGTCCAACCGGTTCCGTTGAATCTACCATAATCACGTCGTATTCTCCTTCGCTTTTCGCGATATGCATAAAGCCGTCATCAACGAGCACTTCAACACGCTCGTTATCTAATGCTCCTGCAATGGAAGGCAAGTATTTCTTCGAGTACTCGATCACTTTGCCATCGATTTCAACGAGCGTTGCTTTTTCAACAGATGGGTGCTTCAATACTTCCCGAATGACACCACCATCTCCACCACCAACAACAAGAACGTGTTTTGGATTCGGATGCGTAAATAACGGTACGTGAGCGACCATTTCATGATAGACGAACTCATCTTTTTCCGTCGTCATAACCATGCCATCAAGAACAAGCATGTTTCCGAACTCTTCTGTTTCAATCATATCTAGACGCTGAAAGTCTGTTTGTTCTGTATGCAACGTCTGTTTAATTTTCGCCGTAATGCCAAAGCTTTCTGTCTGTTTCTCTGTGTACCATAATTCCATTTAAACCACTCCTCTATGTCAAATTGCTACACTAAGACCGTTCCCGAACCGCATAGGTCCAAACACCTTTAGTATGTAGCAAAAAAATGGATCTAAGCATCAGGAAAGCTTGCCACCAAACGGAAGCCATCGTTTTCCTTATCCTTTCGTCCCTTTAAAAAGTTTCTTAAAGCACAAGAAAAGTATAGTCGACTCTGCGTAAAAAGCAAGAGAATTTTCTACATTCATTTCTTGTTTCTAACAGTAATGAATTTGCCCCTCTTCCATTCACGCTAAAACAACACCATCCAAACAAAGAGAGCGAGTACAAATCGATAGATCGCAAAAGGGATCAATCGGACGCGTTCAATGAATTTAATAAATGTTACAATAGCGAAAAGCGCAACGACAAAGGCTGCCAAAAAGCCTGTCACAAATACTGGAACATCAGATACGGATAAAAACTGATAGCTTTTCAATAAATCATATCCGCTCGCCGCCACCATCATCGGAACCGCTAAAATAAACGAAAATTCTGCCGCTGTTTTGTGATTTGTTCCTAGTAAGACGCCGCCTGAAATCGTGGCGCCTGACCGTGAAAATCCTGGCCACAGTGCTAAACATTGAAAGAGACCAATCGAGAAAGCTTGCTTCAGCGTTAAGTCATCTAAACTTGAACTAACAGGAGCACGTTTTTTTAAATCAGCGAAAATCATTAACACGCCACCAACAATCAGTCCAATGACAACGGTATATGGCGAGAACAGATAACTTTTTATAAAACCATGAAGAAGGAAGCCCGCTACGACAGCTGGAATCATACCAAGGATGAGATGAACAAGGGTTAACCCTTCACTTGATTTTGGTGATAATAATGCAACAAATCGTTTTCGGTACATGACAACCACCGCAAGAATTGACCCAAGTTGAATGACGATTTCAAATGTCTTTGCCCTCTCTCCGGTGAAATCGAGCCAGTATCCTGTTAAGATCAAATGCCCTGTTGATGAAACTGGTAAAAATTCTGTTAGTCCTTCTACAATCCCAAGTATGATTGCAATCATGATCTCCATACGTTTCTCTCCCCGCTCTCAGTTAACATTGAGTATAGTTCATCTTATTCAAAAACTGGACAACTATTTTTCAAACTTATCGCAACCGTCATTCGTTTTTAACAAACAAGTATCTTTCATCAGGAAACGTGTTTAAGAGTTTCTATATTGTTACATACTAGATTTAAGACGATGTGGGGGTGAACCACATGAAATGGCTCAAGGATGAGCGATTCCATTATTGGAAGCGATGGACCATGCTTCTAAGTAAATTAATGATGATTGGCATCGTGTTAATCGGGATGTCTATGGGGATGCTTTATTTGCTAGCGGTGTTTATGGGAGCTCCCGAGCTTCAAGTCCCACAAACAACGATTTACTATGATCATGATGAAACTGTTATAAGCGAATCAAATCAAGATGGTCAGAACCGCTATTGGGTTGACCTTGAACATATTTCTCCTAACGTGATTGATGCAACAATCGCCATTGAGGACAGGCATTTCTATGATCATATGGGGTTTGATTTTAAACGGATCGGTGGGGCCATTCTCGCTGATTTAAAAGCAATGGCAAAAGTTCAAGGAGCTAGTACCATTACACAGCAATATGCGAGGAATCTCTTTTTAGAACATGATAAAACGTGGAAACGAAAAATCGCAGAAGCCTTTTACGCTTACCGACTCGAGGTTCATTATTCAAAAGAAGAGATTCTTGAAGGGTATTTAAATACGATTTACTATGGACACGGCTCTTACGGGATTGAGTCTGCAGCAAGAACGTACTTTGGCAAAAAAGCAGAGGAACTTTCTCTTGCAGAAGCGGCGATGCTTGCTGGGATTCCAAAAGGTCCTGGCTATTACTCTCCTTATGCCGATGCCGAGCGGGCAGAGGAACGGCAAAGCACCGTTCTCCAAGCGATGGTGTCGAACGATGTGCTATCTGAAGCGGAAGCAATGCAAGCAGAAACAGAAAATATGGCGCTCCAAACGTTCACGGAAGAAACGAAGTCCGACATCGCGCCTTATTTTGCTCAGGAAGTAAAAAAGGAATTAAGATCGGTGCTTTCACTTGATGAGCGTGTCATTGAGCAAGGTGGGCTCCATGTTTATACGACACTTAATGCTCAAATGCAAAAAGCAGCAGAAAAGTGGGTAGCCTCCTCCATTGACCAAAAAAGCGACATTCAGGCAGCGCTCGTCGCCATGGAACCGACGTCAGGAGCCGTTAATGTGATGATCGGAGGTCGTGATTATTCAGAAAGTAAATTCAATCGTGCCACGATGGCAAAGCGGACGCCAGGTTCCACGTTTAAACCGCTGTTGTATTATGCGGCTATCAAGAATGGCTTCACCCCTTCGACGCTTGTGCGAAGTGAGCCAACAACTTTTTACTATGATAACGAAAAGAAAACCTATTCTCCGCACAACTATGGAGACGTTTATGCGAATGAGGAAATTACTCTTGCACAAGCTTTAGCTCTTTCTGATAATGTTGTCGCGGTAAAAACACATATGTTTTTAGAGGAAAAAACGCTCGTTAATACGGCAAAATCATTTGGAATTACAAGTAAACTATCGGCCATCCCTTCCCTTGCGCTTGGAACAAAGCCTGTTGGGATGATGGAAATGACAGAAGCATATAGCATGCTAGCAAATGGTGGCTATAGCGTTTCTCCTTACTACATCGAGAAAGTAACGGATCGCGATGGCAAAGTGATTTATGAGCATTCATCACAATCTGAGCTTGTTTTAGATCCTGAGGCCGCTTTTGTGACGACCAGTATGATGACCGGCGTCTTCGATGAATCACTCAATGATTACACGCGCGTCACGGGGTCTGGCATTGATCACCTCTTAACGCGACCGGCTGCCGCCAAAACGGGGTCAACTTCTACAGATAGTTGGATGGTAGGATTTACACCGCAGCTTACCGCAGCGGTTTGGGTTGGATACGATAAAGGAGAGACATTGAATCATCGAAACGATGGCTCTTATACGAAAAAGATCTGGGCAAATTTTATCGAAGAGGCGCTAGCTGAGGAAAAAGCGACTGATTTTAAGAAACCAGATAATGTGGTTGGGATAGAGGTCGATCCTCAAACAGGACTGATCGCGACTGACAATTGCCCTGTGAAGCGCTTAACTTATTATATAGAAGGAACTGAGCCTTCACACCTTTGTGAAGATCATCCCGGAACTCCTTCTTCAGAGCAAGAAAAGCAGAAAAAAGGCATTTTCGATCGGTTCTTTAATTGGATTAGGTAAAAGACGGGTGCTACACCCGTCTTTCTTAGCGATTCACTTCTGGCTTCTTTAACGCCTCAAGGTCTTGTTCGATACTGATCCACTTTTGTTCTGTCATACCAATTGCGTCAGAAATTCCAGCGTTGTAAAGTGTCGGACCGATTTCGGACATCACAAAATGCAAAACGTTTTCAGCGGCAAGATCGCCAATTTCTTCATTTCGCTCTTCATAGAAAAATGATTGGATGCGCTCAACTAATTCTTTCTTTTTCGCACGTGAGATTTGATACACCTTGCTCACCCTCTCTAAGCAAACGCTTACGAAATCTTCCCTAGAACCAGAACAACCCGGGGAAACTTCCCCGGGCTGTTTTGGGTCCTAGCTATATGTGTTGCGTAACCATAAGTTTACGCTCAGTTTCAGGAAACCTCAAGGGATTTTATCAATTAGTCAGAAAACAACTCAAAGTTAGTCTTGAAGTCCTGCTTTCACTTCATCACTAGAACGTTCATAGACTTCTTTATCATACTCAATTAAATAGTTACGGAGCATTTGTTTTGATTTAGCATCCATATGATCGACAACGACTTTACCCTTCATGGATTTATCCATATTGTTTACATGCTCCGGCATGCTTTTCCATGCACGTTTCGCTTCTGCATTAAAGAAAAATTCACACGCGCCAATGCCATAATAGTGTGGTCCTTCTTCCGTACGTTGAAGGGTCACCCATACGATCCACGCTGTATGACCATCTGGCACTTCTTCGCGCGTCTTAACGAGCTTCTTGCGTTTTTCAAGAGCACTACGCGCGTGAAGCGCACCTACATCTACATAAATTTCGTCCGTTGTTGGATCGATAATGACAGGTGAAACGTTATCGAGGTTAATCGTACCTACTCCATAACCTCCGTGTCCGTCAGTAGAATCACCACTTAAAATGTTAAAACCTGTTGAAGGCTTCTTTTTCGGATTCTTTTCTTCTTCATTTGCCATTTCTTAGTACCTCCTTCAATCGCAATTGTCCGCTATCATTTTATCACAATTACCTGAATGGATTCATGTCACAGCCATTCACGGTTTTATCGGAATTGATTTTAGATTACCCCTTGTCAAATGCGTTTATTACGAATATTATAGTATTTGTGCTTAAAAAACGTTCGTATTTAATGGAGGTCTTACCATGTTTAACTCCTTTTTCCGCTTGAAAGAAAATGGAACAAACGTTAAAACAGAATTTCTTGCAGGATTAACCACTTTCCTGACAATGGTATATATCGTAATTGTTAACCCAATTATCCTATCCTCAACAGGGGTTCCGTTCGATACTGTCTTTATCGCAACGATTATTGCAGCCGTTGTCGGAACACTGTGGATGGGATTATTCGCAAATTACCCAATTGCAATTGCACCTGGTATGGGTCTAAATGCTTACTTCGCATTTTCCGTCGTAGGTGGACAGGCAGGCGTATCCTATCAAGTCGCCTTTGGCGCTGTTTTCATTGCGGGATTATTATTTATTATTCTTTCTCTAACCCCATTCCGTGAAAAGCTAATTGAAGCCATTCCTACAAATCTTAAGCTTGGTATCACAGCTGGAATTGGCTTATTCATTGCGTTTATCGGCCTTCGCATGACGGGCATTATCGTAGCCGATGAAGAGAACCTTGTTGGTCTTGGAAACCTTCATTCTCCTGAAGTGCTTTTAGCGCTTGTTGGCCTGATCATTACGCTTATTCTCATGGCCCGCAACGTTCCTGGGGCACTATTCTTCGGCATGATCGTTACTGCGATGATTGCGATCTTCACAGGACAGCTTGAATTTAAAGATGGCTTCATGCAAACACCTTCGGCTCCTGAATTCTTCATTTTCGGAAGCCCACTTCAGGCAATTAAAGATATGGTTGAATACGGCTTATACGCCGTTGTATTCTCCTTCTTACTCGTTACTTTATTTGATACAACCGGTACGATGGTTGGCGTTGCTGAACAAGCTGGTTTAATGAAAGGGAAGAAAATGCCGCGTGCACGTCAGGCACTTCTTGCTGACTCGATCGGCACAACAGTTGGAGCCATTTTTGGAACAAGCCCTACAAGTGCTTACCTTGAATCCTCAGCAGGCGTTGCGGCTGGTGGTCGAACTGGTTTAACATCTGTCGTCGTTTCAATCTTGTTCATTGTCTCTGCGTTCTTTGGCCCACTCGTCGGCTCTCTGTCAGGTCTTGCGGCGATTACAGCACCAACGCTCATTATCGTCGGAAGCTTAATGATTGGCGCCGTTGGCAAAATCGATTGGAGTGAGTTTGACGAAGCATTCCCAGCTTTCTTAATCATTCTCACAATGCCGCTAACTGCAAGTATTGCAACAGGAATCGCTCTTGGCTTTATTACGTACCCTATTTTAAAAGTTGTGAAAGGGAAATGGCGCGACGTTCATCCGCTTCTGTACCTTTTCGCCGTGCTATTCTTCTATCAACTTGCTTTTCTGCCTCATGCATAATCAAAAGCTCTGCCCATTTGGCAGAGCTTTTTTTCTTCTGACAATCCACTAATACAGGTAACGCTCTTCCGATCCGACCTATACCCAATTCATTACTTTTTTCTCTTCACTACTCTTTAATGCAAGCTCAATCACTTTAATAACATTCAGCGCTTCTTCAGCAGTGACCGGTGGCGCACTATTTTCTTTCAACGCCTCATAAACTCCCTTGTAGTACGTTTGATAAGATCCAGGTAAGGTCTTCACCACGTGATCACCTTCCTCATTCGTCAGCACACCGAACTGCTCTCGTGCCTCTTCTCCCCAACCTGCGTCCCCTGGAACTCTTCCCGCTATCAACGCTTCCTCTTGAGGATCAATGCCCCATTTTAAAAATGAGCCCTTCATTCCATGAATTTGATAACGCGGCCCATGTTGTTTTACGAGAGAGCCACCATGAAGAATCACTCTCTTCTTTCCATAATGCAAAATCAGATGAAAGTAGTCATCTGTTTTGCCTTCTTCGCGCTGGGCCATGATATCCGCATAAACGCCGTCTGGTTTCCCAAAGAGAGTGAGCGCCTGGTCAATTAAATGGGAACCGAGGTCAAATAGAATGCCAGACCCTTTCTTGTCTTGCTCTCGCCAACGATCACGTACCTCCGCACGATAGCGATCATAATGAGCCTCGTAAGTGATAACCGATCCAAGCTGCTCTTCCTTTACGAGCTGTTGAATCGTGAGAAAGTCACTATCGTAGCGTCTGTTATGGTACACGGTTAGCAAGCGGTCACTTTCTTCTGCAACCGCAATGAGACGCTCCCCTTCTTCTACACTAACAGTGAAGGGCTTTTCAAGAACAACATTCTTACCAGCTTCAAGAGCCTGTTTGGCCATTGGAAAATGTAACTCATTCGGTGTCGTGATAATGACCAGCTCGATTTCCTCATCGGTTAACAACTCCTCCATAGACGACACAACATTCACCTCTGGAAATGAACGATGGACCTTGTCTGCATTCGAAGAAACGACTGTTGAAATCGTTAATCCCTCTACCGCTTCAATGACAGGGGCATGAAACGTCGCCCCTGAAAATCCAAAGCCAACTAAACCTACTTTTACTTCTCTCATTCTTTCTCACTCCCGCGTTCTAAGCCTTTTGAACCCTTTTTTCAATTCGACAAGAATGCACAAATTACTCGACTTCTTTTTCCAAATTTTGATACAAATAAACGATTATACTAATGTTCAGACGGGTATTTATGTAATGAATCCGAAACATTTGTAAAGAAGGTGGCTTTATTATGAAAAAAACCCTTTATTCCCCTATTACGATCAGTTTTATTCTTGGATTACTCGCTTCTCTCATTTATACGATCATTCTAGCAGCAGGCGGCTATCATCATACTGGATTAGCTGGCTTCTTTTCAATTCTCACCATCCTGGTAGCTTATCTTCTACTTTCGACGTACTGGCTTCCTACCCTTCGTGAAATAAAAACAACGATTGCGCTCGGAGCGGGAATTACGTTCCATGTTATTAGTTCTTTCACGCTCGTCGTTATGATGGCAGGTACGTTACCCGAGATTTCAGAACTGCTTCTCCCTTACTTAAGTACACTCCTAATTTCTTTTCTAATCATGATCATCATTCTTTTCGCTGGATTCATTCTTGGAAAAGTTGATTTCACGAAGTTTACTACTAGAGATAAGAAAATGACGATGAAAGGTTAATTTCAACAACAAAAGGTGCCCCATCGGGGCACCTTTTGTTGTCTATTCATCTATTGTGCCAAAATGGCATTAACAGCCAAGCTTTTCCATAAAAGCATAGGCTTGCTCAATTTCATCTTCAGAATAATTTTGCTTCCGTTTAATCGTATGAACCTTCTCAACAACTTCTTCTTTTGTCAGGCGATCGAAAAAAAGAATCGTTGAAACGAGTTCAAGAAAACGGGAGCTCTGGCTATTAATTTCACTGATACACTGGCGAAGTTCAGGCAATTCAAAATCGTAATGACCTAGAAATTCATCGCCTTCTTCCGTTACTGCATATTTATATTGGTAATAGTTCCCTTTACTTTCTTTCACTTCTGTGACAAGACCAAGGTTACAAAGTTCCTCTACTCTTAGTGTTAACTCTTCTGAGTAAGGACCATAGAAATGAAATTGATATTTCTCGTTAAATGGAAACTGCAACTTTTTGCAAATGTAAATGATCTTTTGTAGTTTCTTACGTCCAATGACTTCTCCGGCTTCTTTCAACACAGCTATCACTTTCGCGTGATCTTCTAGCAACCTGCACCCCTCCCATGTACTTTTTACAGGTTGTCCAAAAAGCAATCTTCCTTTATCAGATGAGGTTCAAAAGCATTGCAGGCGATCCACGCCACTTCTTTTGAACACACACCAGCATCACCTGTAGCGGAAGCGAACTTCATGCCAGGACTGCCTTTCTTTTTGAACAGCTAATCGATTTGAAGCAATGACTTAATACGACGAGTAGCATCTGTATTTCCTTCAAGAATAAAGTCCGCAGGGAAATACAGTTTATGATCAGTTCTTTTTTTACCTGAAATAGCTTCCACTACATCAGATTCACGCGAAAGCTCACGTAAATCGCCACCAGGTTTTAATAGATGTATCGGTAACCGTTCTTCTTCTTCACCGGGCCGATAGAAATCATACGGCAAATCGGAAGATGAATCAACCACTAAATAATAATCAGGATCAATCCCCGCTTCGTGAAAGGAATCATGTAGCTCTCGCCACGCATTCATTTGCTGCATCGGGTTAAATTCGATGTATTTAAATAGCCTACGATTCATAAACCGTTCGCATAGATCGCTCAGGATATGGTCATTCTCCTCCTGCCAGATCTGGAAGTAAAACATCACAACAGAATCATCCAACTTCAAAAAATCTTCAAGACTAATATCTTCTTTAAAAAGAGAATAGAAGTGAATCGGATCATGTTGAAAGTGATAGCCCTGCTCAAATAACGCCTTTGCGCGATGAAGAATTTTACTTAAAATCACCTCTGCACTTCGCGTCACAGGATGAAAATAAATTTGCCAGTACATTTGATAGCGACTCATTATATAGTCTTCTACTGCATGCATACCACTTTGCTTAATGACGATTTGATCGTCACCCGGGCGCATCACGCGTAGAATACGCTCAATATCAAATTGACCATAGCTGACCCCTGTAAAATAAGCATCGCGAAGAAGATAGTCCATCCGATCTGCATCGATTTGGCTTGAAATTAAGCTAACCACAAGTTTATTATCATGCGTTTTGGCAATTACATCCGCAACTTGAAGCGGGAAATCATCGCTCACCCCTCGTAGTACCTTGTTGATCTCAGTGTCACCTAGAATGACCATCCGCGTGAAATCTTCATGATCAAGGTTAAATACTTTTTCAAAGGAGTGTGAAAACGGCCCGTGCCCAACGTCATGCAATAGCGCTGCGCACATGCTTAACAGCCTATTCTTTTCATCCCATCCCTCATACTGAGAGAAAATCTCGTTAATACGCCTCACAATCTCATAAACACCGAGTGAGTGACTGAAGCGACTATGTTCTGCCCCGTGAAAAGTAAGATACGTTGTTCCGAGCTGGCGAACTCTCCGCAAACGCTGGAATTCTTTCGTGCCAATCAGATCCCAGATTAAACGGTATCGAACATGGATATAGCGATGGACAGGGTCTTTAAATACTTTTTCTTCGTTTAATCGTTCGAGCATTCCGTGGCAGGCTCCTTCCGTCAAATTCATCCCTTCATTATATACCACCCCATAACAAATGAAAACCTTCTCCCGGGTCGTGATGGGAGAAGGCTCATGTTGTTTGGGTAGATAAAAAGAATGGAAACGAATAAAGCTGATCGTCAAATCATTCTGCATATAGAGAGAGGGGCGCGTGCCCCTCTTAATCTATGTTATAGAACAGTTTCAACTTTTTTGCCTTCACGTTTTTCTTCTGATTTTGCGATATACATCGCACAAGCCGCGTCACCTGTAATGTTAACAGCTGTACGCGTCATATCAAGAAGACGGTCAACGGCAAGAATTAAGCCGATCGGTTCGACAGGTAAACCTACTTGCTTTAGAACCATTGCGAGCATAATGAGTCCTACTCCTGGTACACCTGCAGTACCGATACTAGCGAGTGTCGCCGTAACTACAACAATAATAAGCTGTGTAAAGGTTAAATCAACACCGGTAATTTGAGCAATAAAAACCGTTGCAACACCTTGCATAATCGCCGTTCCGTCCATGTTGATTGTCGCTCCAAGCGGTTGGACAAAACTACTGATTTGCTTTGGTACTTTCAAGTTTTCCTGAGCGGTTTTCATTGAAACTGGAAGCGTACCGCTACTAGAAGATGTACTGAAAGCAACTGCCATCGCTGGCGCAAAAGCTTTATAGAATTTAATTGGATTCTCTTTACATAGGAAGTAAATCGCACTACCATATGTGAAGAGAAAATGAATGAGCAAAGCTCCTAGTACAACGAGGAAATACATTCCCATCGATTGTAGCGCTTCTTTCCCCTGCCCACCAACGGCAGAAGCGATTAGCGCAAAAGCACCGTATGGCGCTGTTTCCATAATGATTTTAACAAGATACATCATAACGTCGTTACCTTGTTCAAACAGGTCACGTAGTGCTTTCGTGCGTTCTCCAAGAATCGCAAGGGCAAAACCTACGAAAATAGCAAATGCGATAATTTGAAGCATGTTTCCTTCAACCATTGCTTGAATGGGATTGGTTGGAATGATATTAATAATTGTATCCAACACAGGAGGTGCTTCTTCAGCTTTAAAGTCTGAGTTTCCTGAGAACGATCCTTCAACACCTGGTTTAATTAAGTAAGCAAGTGCCATTGCAATCGAAATAGCAACCGTTGTTGTAACAAGGAAAAACGCAACTGTTTTCCCACCCATTCGGCCAAGCTTCTTCGGATCGCTTATTCCGGCTGTTCCTACTACGATGGAGAAGAATACGATTGGTACAACGAGCATCTTAATTAAGTTCAGAAAGATTTGCCCAACAGGACCAAATAAATATTGATCGACAGGTCCAAAGGCATCTGGTGCAAATAGATTAAAGATTACACCAACAAGAATACCTAGAACAAGACCTGCAATAATTTTAACTGTTAGCTTCATAAACATGTCCCCTTTCGTCTCATCGACTTCGATACCATCATCGTGTGCATAATACGGACCGCACAATGCTGGCTAATTTCTGCTTTATGTAGATTTTTCTTATGATCTTAGTCATACATGAAATCTCTTACATAGATTACCATTTCATTTCTATCTATACCCGCTCGCTCGCTAACTTGAAACTACCGTAATTATCATTATATCATTTTAGACAATTCTCGCAATTTCCTTTTTTTCGCAAGCGCTCATTTTTCTTTAGAAATCGAAGTTTTATAGGAAAATAAGGTGTGAAATTGGGTAAAAAGGATCAGCGATTTTGTCATCTCCCGGGAAATACTGTCGGATGATGTCTTAAAACTCCTTTCGTCTGCTATAATAGGAACGATTAGTACGTGAAAAAGGGGTAAGAAAATGGGAAACAACGATTCAATTCTTTATCAGCCAAAATGGCGGATTATTGATCAATCAACCCTTGGCCCGTCGTTTGATGCCCTCCAATCGTTCGCAATGGATGATACGCTTTGCAATTCCGCTGGAAGCGGCGAATCACCACCAATTTTGCGCTCATGGGTTCATCACAATACGATTGTCCTTGGCATACAAGATACGCGCCTTCCTTATTTTGAAGAGGCCGTTCACTATTTAAAATCTCTAGGGTATCGAGTAATCGTAAGAAACTCCGGTGGCCTTGCCGTTGTCCTTGATGCAGGCGTCTTAAATCTCTCCCTCGTCTTAGCTGAGAAGCAACAGCAAATTGATATCGATACAGGGTACGAAGCAATGGTCGATTTTGTACAGGAAATGCTAGCACCGTATAATGTCGCAATCGAAGACCGTGAAATTGTTGGTAGTTACTGTCCTGGTCGCTATGATTTAAGCATTAATGGAAAGAAATTTGCCGGCATTTCTCAGCGCAGACTTCGCGGAGGAGTTGCCGTACAAGTCTACTTATGCGTAGATGGAAGTGGAGCAGAGCGAGCCTCTGTGATTCAGGAGTTTTATAAACGAGGTGTGAACGGAGAAGCAACGAAATTCACCTATCCTGAAATTGTTCCAGAAACAATGGCTTCGTTAACTGAATTAATCGGAGAAGAATTAACCGTTTCAGATATGATGATGAAAACGCTGAAAACGCTAAAGACGTATGCCGGATCAATGACAACGGCACACCTTTCAATTCCTGAGCTTTCTCTTTATGACTACAATTACCAGCGCGTCTTCACGCGTAATGAAAAAGCGCTCGGTTAAAAAAACTCCCCT
This genomic interval carries:
- a CDS encoding YwgA family protein encodes the protein MLEDHAKVIAVLKEAGEVIGRKKLQKIIYICKKLQFPFNEKYQFHFYGPYSEELTLRVEELCNLGLVTEVKESKGNYYQYKYAVTEEGDEFLGHYDFELPELRQCISEINSQSSRFLELVSTILFFDRLTKEEVVEKVHTIKRKQNYSEDEIEQAYAFMEKLGC
- a CDS encoding YwhD family protein produces the protein MANEEEKNPKKKPSTGFNILSGDSTDGHGGYGVGTINLDNVSPVIIDPTTDEIYVDVGALHARSALEKRKKLVKTREEVPDGHTAWIVWVTLQRTEEGPHYYGIGACEFFFNAEAKRAWKSMPEHVNNMDKSMKGKVVVDHMDAKSKQMLRNYLIEYDKEVYERSSDEVKAGLQD
- the speE gene encoding polyamine aminopropyltransferase, translating into MELWYTEKQTESFGITAKIKQTLHTEQTDFQRLDMIETEEFGNMLVLDGMVMTTEKDEFVYHEMVAHVPLFTHPNPKHVLVVGGGDGGVIREVLKHPSVEKATLVEIDGKVIEYSKKYLPSIAGALDNERVEVLVDDGFMHIAKSEGEYDVIMVDSTEPVGPAAKLFERGFYEGISKALKEDGIFVAQTDNPWFKADLITQVSKDVREIFPITRVYTANIPTYPSGLWTFTIGSKKNDPLEVPESRFHDIDTKYYTKELHTASFALPKFVQDLIK
- a CDS encoding NCS2 family permease, which codes for MFNSFFRLKENGTNVKTEFLAGLTTFLTMVYIVIVNPIILSSTGVPFDTVFIATIIAAVVGTLWMGLFANYPIAIAPGMGLNAYFAFSVVGGQAGVSYQVAFGAVFIAGLLFIILSLTPFREKLIEAIPTNLKLGITAGIGLFIAFIGLRMTGIIVADEENLVGLGNLHSPEVLLALVGLIITLILMARNVPGALFFGMIVTAMIAIFTGQLEFKDGFMQTPSAPEFFIFGSPLQAIKDMVEYGLYAVVFSFLLVTLFDTTGTMVGVAEQAGLMKGKKMPRARQALLADSIGTTVGAIFGTSPTSAYLESSAGVAAGGRTGLTSVVVSILFIVSAFFGPLVGSLSGLAAITAPTLIIVGSLMIGAVGKIDWSEFDEAFPAFLIILTMPLTASIATGIALGFITYPILKVVKGKWRDVHPLLYLFAVLFFYQLAFLPHA
- a CDS encoding oxidoreductase — translated: MREVKVGLVGFGFSGATFHAPVIEAVEGLTISTVVSSNADKVHRSFPEVNVVSSMEELLTDEEIELVIITTPNELHFPMAKQALEAGKNVVLEKPFTVSVEEGERLIAVAEESDRLLTVYHNRRYDSDFLTIQQLVKEEQLGSVITYEAHYDRYRAEVRDRWREQDKKGSGILFDLGSHLIDQALTLFGKPDGVYADIMAQREEGKTDDYFHLILHYGKKRVILHGGSLVKQHGPRYQIHGMKGSFLKWGIDPQEEALIAGRVPGDAGWGEEAREQFGVLTNEEGDHVVKTLPGSYQTYYKGVYEALKENSAPPVTAEEALNVIKVIELALKSSEEKKVMNWV
- the bacA gene encoding undecaprenyl-diphosphate phosphatase; protein product: MEIMIAIILGIVEGLTEFLPVSSTGHLILTGYWLDFTGERAKTFEIVIQLGSILAVVVMYRKRFVALLSPKSSEGLTLVHLILGMIPAVVAGFLLHGFIKSYLFSPYTVVIGLIVGGVLMIFADLKKRAPVSSSLDDLTLKQAFSIGLFQCLALWPGFSRSGATISGGVLLGTNHKTAAEFSFILAVPMMVAASGYDLLKSYQFLSVSDVPVFVTGFLAAFVVALFAIVTFIKFIERVRLIPFAIYRFVLALFVWMVLF
- a CDS encoding transglycosylase domain-containing protein encodes the protein MKWLKDERFHYWKRWTMLLSKLMMIGIVLIGMSMGMLYLLAVFMGAPELQVPQTTIYYDHDETVISESNQDGQNRYWVDLEHISPNVIDATIAIEDRHFYDHMGFDFKRIGGAILADLKAMAKVQGASTITQQYARNLFLEHDKTWKRKIAEAFYAYRLEVHYSKEEILEGYLNTIYYGHGSYGIESAARTYFGKKAEELSLAEAAMLAGIPKGPGYYSPYADAERAEERQSTVLQAMVSNDVLSEAEAMQAETENMALQTFTEETKSDIAPYFAQEVKKELRSVLSLDERVIEQGGLHVYTTLNAQMQKAAEKWVASSIDQKSDIQAALVAMEPTSGAVNVMIGGRDYSESKFNRATMAKRTPGSTFKPLLYYAAIKNGFTPSTLVRSEPTTFYYDNEKKTYSPHNYGDVYANEEITLAQALALSDNVVAVKTHMFLEEKTLVNTAKSFGITSKLSAIPSLALGTKPVGMMEMTEAYSMLANGGYSVSPYYIEKVTDRDGKVIYEHSSQSELVLDPEAAFVTTSMMTGVFDESLNDYTRVTGSGIDHLLTRPAAAKTGSTSTDSWMVGFTPQLTAAVWVGYDKGETLNHRNDGSYTKKIWANFIEEALAEEKATDFKKPDNVVGIEVDPQTGLIATDNCPVKRLTYYIEGTEPSHLCEDHPGTPSSEQEKQKKGIFDRFFNWIR
- a CDS encoding DUF2164 domain-containing protein translates to MYQISRAKKKELVERIQSFFYEERNEEIGDLAAENVLHFVMSEIGPTLYNAGISDAIGMTEQKWISIEQDLEALKKPEVNR